Part of the Triticum aestivum cultivar Chinese Spring chromosome 4D, IWGSC CS RefSeq v2.1, whole genome shotgun sequence genome is shown below.
gCTCCTGGATCCGGTTTCTGACACGCCTGCCGGCCGTCACCGGATCCATGATCCCACCAAAAGCGATAAGCTCCTCCGTAGATCGCTCCCGTGGTGTCGGCTCCCCGCTCCCACGTCCATCCCTTTTTCGGTGGAGAGGGATAGGACGCGGTCGAGCGGGCACCGCTAGCAGCAACAACGGGAGAACGAGACCGCGGAGCCTCCTGCTCGACAGTCCCACTCCCCACCAAACCATCAACACGGCCTGGACTTGTCACAGGAGAAGGGGCGCTGCGGGTCTCCTGCCCGTGCCCCTTCTCACTCCGCCTGGAGCTGATCCGTGGTGAGGGAGAAGCGCGGACCTCCTGCCTGCGTACCTCCCCCCTATGGCTCGGGGTCACCATGGGTGGAAGGGTGGTGCGGGCCTCCTGCCCACGCCCCCCACTCGTGCCGTGCGACCTATCATCCATAGAAACAACAGCCGTGGAGACCACCGGGGTGTCCCTCCTCTCTCCAAACGGGCCGACGCCCGGAGATACAGGGACTGTAGCTCCGGTGCGGGCCTCCTGGCTGGCCGGTCCTCTGGCTAGCACATCCTCAAGAATCGGCGAGCCTCCTCTCGGCCCAGAGACCTCCCTTGATGGAGTGGGCACCGTCGGCGAGATGCAGTCAGGGAGTATCATCGGCAGTAATTCAAGTTCCGCCGGATCATCCGTCTCGACTCTGTTGCTCCAAAGCTTACTGGGAGCAGACCGCGATCCAAAAGAACCAAAACGAAGTGTATTAACTTCATAAAACTTGTCAATTTTGTCGCATAACACATGTGGCAAGCAATCCAAATAATTCAAAAACTTGTCAATTTTGTCACATAACACATGTgataagcaatccaaacaattcaaaaacTTGTCAATTTTGAAAAATCTTAAGTTACCAAATGTTTGCTAGCGAAATTTTGGTTCTCAACCAAGCATGCCCAATAATGCACTCCTTCATGCACGGAAAACTACGATTCGCTCTTTCCAACGGCAACACGCCAGAGGCTAGAGGGAGAAGAGAATCCTAGAGGCCAGAAGAGAGAGAATGTGATGTGAtcgcggaggagagagagagagagagagcaagggggACGAGACGACGCAAGAATGAGCAGTGCCACCACCTACGCGGAGAGCATCTCTTCCTGCCGCACTCCAGCTCCCATCCGCTCCCCATCCCTCGCAGCCACGGCGGCGGCGGTACCCGACGCAGCCCCCCTCCCCGTGAGGCGGCAGCTCGATTTCCCCAGCGGCGACGGCAACacggatgacgatgatgacttcttcTTTCTCGTCGCAGAGGAGATGGAGCGAAACCTAGACCAGGTCACGCGCCGCGCCGCGCAGAGCTTGACGCCGCCGACGGTTGCGCTGGCACGCCCGACTTTCCGTGAGAAGCTGTGCATTTGCGGGCGTGGGCCGTGTGCCGTTGAGCGGAAGGAGGGACGATGGGCATACGTCTGCTCGGCGCCGCCGGTGAGCCTCCCCCTCGCATGTTTTTTTTAAACaaccctccccccctctctcttccCAACCAAAGATCGCGTCCTGATTGGACGTCTTTCACCAGTTTCTGTATAAGGGAAAATTCTAATGTACTCTCGGAAGGCGGGGGTTAATTTCTTGGAGttttagttttctgttttggaGTGCGGAGAGCCGGAGACGATGGATTGACGATGTTGGGATTAAGGGTGGCAAAAAAATGCAGGATGACATGGAGGTTTTTCTTTTGGCTTCTAGAGTCTTTGCAGTGTTCTTTATGGTTATCATAATTTCGAAAAAAGGGTTGTTTTAATCTTGAGCCCCTGAAGTGTTTTTCTTCGATTTGGCAACAAGCCATCGCTTTTTGGGGAGACTGGGTGCGATTTTTGATATCTGCTCGGCTACTGACGCAGTAATTTGGAATAACTGCTCAGATCCAGCAAGCAAAAGCTTCATATTTGATTTTGATAATTTCCTGTAAAAATTAACCATTCATGTGCTAACTATTTTGGAAATACGAGATTACAAcactgaaaaaaatagcgcgctatagcgtcgctaatagcacgctatagtgtATTGAGAATTGTCTCGCTAAATATATCGATGTAcaatgtctcgctaatagcacgctatagcgtgatATAAcacgctaatagcatattttgagGTCGCCGCTATTTTactgtagcgcgctatttttttcattggATTACAATGCATAATTTACAAGAGATACATACACACTGGACACATGGGTCCCTTTTTATGTAGATTAGTTCTAGGTTTTGGTTTGAAAGTTATGCTACTTCTTTTGTACTGAAAGCAATGTCAAACTTTAGCAAATGGTTCGTGTGTTTAGCCATCCAGTCCAGGTGTAACCGTCTGCCATTCTCATATGAATAAGGTTTTCTATTATGCCTCTGGCTGTTATTTAAAAACAATAAGTGGGTTTAGGAAGGGAGTGACTAGGGTGCACCCACCCCTTTAGCTGGAATTGGTGAAATCTTGTTGAATTGATTCAAGACCCATTATGTCACGTGGTTTCGCATCTAAATTCAATGAACACATGAGAAATAAGACAAATTGTGAATAGTTGCTGAAATCACAACAtaatttttcttttttatttctcgcCGTGTGTATCAAATGTGGATTGGAACTTTTTGAAACGATAGATGCATTTTGTGTTAACGCTGTCGACATAATCAGAATCTTTTGTATCTCATTAGACGTCCATGCAGCCCGCTGTGACCTAAAGGTTAATGTGTGTAAAGCCGTTGCTCTTTGGGGCATCATAACAAAATGTTCTCATGGATTAGGCTCAAAATTTGGATCCGAGTTTGTAACTACTTTACCAAGGCTTGTCTACTCAAGCTCTCAGAGTTTAAAGTCACTTGGCTAATTCATTGTGCATGACACTGACAGTGCCTGCTTATGATTAGTGTTCAGTCTGTAAGGTTGAGAAtctactagtgtcaaaaacgcttatattatgggacggagggagtatttctttatAGTTATTTCTTGGGATACTTCAGATATCTGTGGTGTAGGGAATAAATAGCTATTGATTTAGCAACAACAATAATGTGTAGTTATTTCAGCATGTGATTAATACAATGTACATGATTCTGATTCTAGTTAATAATGATATATATTTACTCTAGGACTTCCGTGGGATCTCTGTTGTTTTATGAAGTCCAGTGTGTAAGTTTGCTGCCATCAATTATAGCATGATATCTGTAAACCTTACTGTTATTTACAGCATGGTGTGTAATTCCATAATTTGGTTTGCCTTTATGCCCAGCCTTCACAGTCTCCATAATTGATCCTTGCTTGTTTGTAGAAAACAGAAACACAATTAGAAACTTGTTGCAAGAGAGGACGTGCTATGTTAATGATCCTGTATGGATTGATCTGTTCCTTTGTCTATTAGCCTCTCTTGAAGTTGCAGGCTAATTCATTTAGCCCAAGATCATTTAGTTGGTTAGAGATGCCTTTTTCCATTTGTGTGCCATTTAGTTGCATTCTCTTTCGGCTAACTTAGAtttcttatttgcattttttattcTTTCACTAATTTCTCCAACTCCTGAATGTAAACTTGACAAAATATTTATTTGTTGAACCTAAAATTTTCAGAAGTGCAGACATTCTTCTTATTGCATGGAATCTGATGTCAGTCCAAGTTCACAGCCTGCCTTTTTGAGTTATCATGAACCCGACAATCATACGACTGATGGTACAACTCAAGTTAATGTTAGTCCCCAAGGTGCTGGTGCTACAACTCCAGTAAATGTTACTACCCAACGTGATGGTGCTAGAACTCCAGTTACTTTTAGTCCCCAAGGAGCTAGATCCAGTGGTGAAGTACCAACCTGCAAGTGTACTGCTGGGAAGTGCAAAACTGAGAAAAAAAACGGGGTGGTCTACTATGTGTGTCATATACCAAAGGTAATATTTCTGTTTGATAGTTCTCTTGTCTTCATTCCTCTTAATATGTTTTAGTAATACTTGATATGACTATGGTCAGTTTATACTGTCTTGGTCTGTTTTGTATAAGATGGTTTAGCTCTTGATAGCTGTTGTTTGTTTTATTGATTGTACTAGTCCTGCGAAAAGCAGTCAAATAAGTCATGACAGAAGATACACATACTTCTTTTCTTTTTGAGAATGAGGATCTATGCATGAATAAGTGTTATGAAAAAAGATATGCTAGAACTTCTCATGGCAACGACAAGAGATTAGCTGTCGCTTTGGCGTGTTTTAACGATTATTGTGGTTGATAGCTATCTTAATAAATCAAGTATGCTAGAAATTATCATCAAAGGAAGAGCATTTGGGACCTCAGTTCGGTAGGTCCTAATGAAAATGTGCAGTTAATGACCCAAAGCTTTGAGGGAACATAGAATTACGGTAGAAATTCTGACAGAAGAAAAAACATCTAGCCCCCCACTTTGGCGTGTCTTAATGATGATATGTGGTTAAAAGCTCTGAACGGGAAACAAGGGCATAGGAGATATGTATATTTTGAAGATAGAAGAAAGAGTTCACCAGCAAGTAAATGCAGAAGGGTGCGCAGGTATATAAGGATGAAGAAGAGGAGTAGATAATTAGAGATGGCGTAAATATATTCTTTTTTTCTTGTttatattgtactccctctgtcccaaaataagtgtcttaactttgtactaactttagtacaaagttgtactaaagttgcgacacttattttgggacgggggGAGTAGTTTGTTATAATCAACAATACCAAACCTAGTATGTTACACATACAGCTCTAATCTTTTAACAGATGGAACATTGGTATGTAACGACTATGGCTCCTAACAAAACCCCAATTCTCGATTAGACCAACTCTTCTACTGTTTAACATCTCTCACTCCCGTATGTGAGCTGTGCTAGTGTCGTGTGTGCCTGGCATCTGCACCAGAACATGCATTGATATATGGGGCTTCAGAAATCAAAAGATTAAGTATGACTTCTTCCAAGAATTGTGCCTTCAGAAATCAAGAGACTAAGTATACTCGTACATCCACGATCAACTAATTCTAATCCCTATTCTCCCAAGGGATCAGAACAATCTAATCTTTTTGATTGAAGGGGTAACTTCTAATCTGCATCGAAATATGTAAACTGTTctaggggggtggggggtggggggggggggggggtggggtggggtgggtgtACTGAAGCAAAACTCTATGTCGAAACATCCATCTGTCCGTCCAAAAGTAGGTGTTTAGCTTAGTTGTTTAATGCTTCGGTAACCATCCTTTTAGCTCTGATTCTCGGCGGGATAGCTTCCACAACCATGGGAGCGATCATGTCCAGCAATAGTCGAAACATCCATCTGTCCGTCCAAAAGTAGGTGTTCTTGCCATTCCCAACTTGCACTCTGGCAGCTGCATGGAATAAGGCTCTCTCCTCCCAAGGCAACTCCATGGTTTATCCGCAGCCATGTTCAATCGCCAAGCCAACCGCGACCTGAAGGCGGCCTGCAGATTGCCTGCCAAGCCACTGAATCGCTTCCCTTCCACAGGAAGGCTCTCTGAATTTTGTCAATTGCCTTGAAACCCATGGAGTCGGATCTAGGGAGACATGAGGAGGAAGAGTGGAAGTGCAGTCAGCAGTGCCTGAACTAGAATCAAACCCATTTGTTTTTCAGGCCCTTTTGTATGTGTTCATTTCTCCACTTTCATCAACTTAAGTGTAAGTTTATCTGATTAAGCTGTCCTACTATCTCTTGTTTAACAACATTTAGGTAAGACACGACGAGCAGTTGAATAAGTTATACCTCCAAATGCCTTTACTATTTAGTATATTTGTTTGGTTGGGAGTTTGTGTGAATAGATTATGGCTTTTAATATGTGTGATACGAATTACTACTCTTCCTAGCACCAACATATCAATTACTACTCATAATTTAGAATCCACAGTGCAAATTTACACTTACCTTTGTATGCAATCCAGATGGTTTAGGTCAGTAATCGGAATTTGTTCATTCTGCAGGGCCAAGGTGCATGCTCTCACCGCGAGCCAGTCGAAGCTGCTGCTGAAGAACCACCACTAACTGGATACACCAATCCAAGGGAGAGTGAACATTTGGGGTACAATCCAGTTGCAAAGGAAGCTAATGTGCATGCCATGATGGGAGGCCACAATGAAACTAGACAATTCGATCCTGATCAACCCCCTGAATATGATGAATGGCCGTTTGAAATTGTTGAGGGTGATGTTGTACCCACAGCCCACTTGTGGCCTGCTCACCCTACACCCATTGCTGCAGTCGCTCAGGGATCTCCAGTTATGCTGCGCCAACAATTTGCTATGGTTCAAGTGGGAACACCAACTAAATTACCCATGCCACCTAAATGTACCATCAGCCCCAATACTCCTCGGTCAGGCAGTTGCTACCGGTGCCATGAAGGACATTGGATCATGAACTGCCCTAAGAACGGCACTTGTTACCACTGTGGTATGGTTGGGCACTTTGTGAAGGATTGCCCTGGAGCACGCACCGAGAAATGAATTGTAAGAAGCATATGAGGGTCTCATTATGCCTTTTGTGCAAATGACTGTCAAAAGTAAGCACTGAGGCTAGCGATCTACTTCTGCATGATAATTGGCTTAACCGTGGCTGTTGGTTTATGGTTTAGGATTGAATGTACGGCGCCGGATACCTGCTAAACTTAAACTTGTGGTGCCTGACTGTAAGGTTACTAATGCCCATTATGTGATTGGTTGATCACTAGTAGCATATGCAGAAGGGCAGTAAACTCGTAACTCGTATGTTCTGCATATGCAGTAGCGGATGCATTTGTAGTACTGACTGGTAATGTTTTGCATATGCAGTAGCGTATCTGTTTGTAGTACTACCTCTTCTGTAAACTAATGTAAGACCTTTTAGACACTTAAGTCAAgtatctaaaaggtcttatattagtttacagaggtgtACTTTAAGTATGCGTTTGAATGGTGTCCCATCTGTATGAATTTCAGGTGCAGACCTGAGTGCTAACGCGTTTCAGTGTGTGTATTCTTCTGAAGTTTCGAGGGTGGTTACTAATGTTGTCCCCGTTGATGAACTGATGGGTGAGGTAACAGGTGTGTCAATCAATATGTTGAGCTTTGAACAATTTGATTTCAAGGGTGTGGTGCTGTAAGATTCATTCATGAGAAACTTTGAGAGAAGATTTGTGAATGGAAAAGAATGAAATACGGTGTGTCATTAAGAACTCCTTTTAAACCCATTGGGATAATCTTTAAGGAGAAATCGATATgacatatatgaacattttataTTGTCTCGTTAAAAACCCTTATGAGAAACCATCCAGGAAAAATGAGTATGTAATGTATATAATTGGATGACTATTAAACTCAAAGGAAAAAAGTACAATACATATAATTGGATGACTATTACCGGGTTATAAAGATTGTCTCATACCAATTCCATGGATATGTTTATGGAATGTAGAAGTTGGTAATAACACTATGAATAAACGGTTAGTTTTTCACAAGACTTCGTTGCAAATTATCTATTCATCTTTCTATACTTTGTGAGGATAAGTAAATTTGGAGCAATGTGCTGAATGATATCGCTCTTCATATAAGCTGTAAGTAATAAGCAACACAAGCGGCAGTATCTTGATATATGAAGTTATGTAGTTCTAATGAATCTCAACCACATGATTTTACTGTGGTCAATCATTCCGCTAATTCATGCACATTTTGCAATGTTTAGATAAAGTAATTATATCATAATGATCAGTGAAACTAGCCATTGTCGTCTATTTAGATGAATTCCATGAAAAGAAGACTATTTCAGTGGACTCGGTCTGCCCCCTAGCATTGTTGGGATCATATAAGTAGTCAATGTCAGTATTAATCATATCTTGATTTTTCCTAATGGACATATTTGTGATTCGGTGGATATTCCTTATATCAACCATATATCTTTTTTGGTTTGGGGTTTCGCTCTGAATAAATTGATAGCAAATGTAGTGTCACACTTGACGTAGTTTGCAATTATATGAGTACTTTGATGTTATTGATACGCAGAGCTTCAAGTCCCTATATCACTTTGTTATCATCCCTAGGTTTGAATGAATTTGTAATCATATTAGGGACAATATCCTCCTACTTACAAGAACCCCACTTGCCTTAGAAGAATATTATAGTGCATGTATCATGAGTCATGAGGTTCTCCTCTTTAGTCTGATAAGAAGAAGTCAAGGTCTCGGTTCCGTATTAAGTAAAGATAGGGAGACCATAAATGTCTTCAATTGAAACGATAAATTTATATTGAACTTCTCCTGTAATTTTTGATATATATGTATTCTTGAGGGAATGCTCATGTTTTACACTTCAGAAATTTTTAGTTGAACTCAAATTTTCGTCTTAAGATGATTTTGTGTATGTTTAGGTCTTCTATAGACATTGTGATGAGATCATCGACATACACTAAGGTGATGTaagaaaatccagttgaggatCTCTTAATAAGTACACATAAACAATCATCATTATTCGAGTAATCCTTTTGAAGAAGGAACTCACTTAGTGGTAGTACCATGTTTTTTTTACTATTTCAAGTCAAAGAGTGATTTGTGAAGTTTTACACAATATACATGTTAGGATTTATTTTTGGTTTGGGATCTATGTGTTATGTGGGGCACCAAAACTCTTAAATTTGGTTATAGATGGGTTGTGGGAGATGGTACCAAAATTAGGTCCTGGAGGACATTTGGTTTGGTACATCTCCTCTCTTTGTCCAATTCTCGCCCTTGTATTCCATTTGCCATCAGCAATGCTCTAGCATTTGGGAGGGCCATTCAATTAAACTTACATTTAGAAGGACCTTTTCACGTGTGATacattcattttgcatcatgttttcatgttttcttgatatttattgcattatggactgttatttcactttataatacaattcttatgccttttctctcttattttgcaactttcacatgaagagggagattgtcggcagctggaattctggaccagaaaggGGTATATCGGAGGCACTTTTTCTGAACAacttcaaatgagctgaaaattgacggagaattattttagaatatattaaaattattgatgaaataaataccagaggggacccaccaggcagcCACAAGCAGCTTGTGgcgcccctggcaggcctccagggcccatcttctcctatatggtgccatttgacctagaaaaaattagaaggaaggttttgggacaaagtgatacgtctccgtcgtatctataatttttgattgttccatgccaatattctacaagttttacatacttttggcaactttttatactatttttgggactaacatattgatccagtgcccagtgccagttcctgtttgttgcatgttttttgtttcgcagaaaatccatatcaaacggagtccaaacgcgataaaaacttccggagatttttttggaatatatgtgatttttgggaaaaagaatcaacgcgagacgatgcccgaggagtccatgaggcagggggcacgccccagggggtagggcgcgccctgggccctcgtggacactccataaggcggttggtgcccttctttcgccgcaagaaagccaatatccggataaaaatcgtgtccaaatttcagcccaatcggagttacggatctctgggaatttaagtaATGGTGAACAGGCATAATCAGGGagtgcagaaacagaaggaaacagagagagagatccaatctcggaggggctctcgcccctccgccgccatggaggccatggaccagaggggaaacccttctcccatctagggggaaggtcaaggaagaagaagggggggtgagggagtcctggattaaggggtcctcgggcatccggactatggtacgtgggccggactgatgggctgtgaagatacaagaccgaagactctctcccgtgtccggataggactctccttagcgtggaaggcaagcttggcgtcctgttatgaagattcctttctctataaccgactttgtacaaccttagtcccctccggtgtctatataaaccagagggcttagtccgtagaggcgaggataatcatagtcatacatgctagacttctagggttttagccattacgatctcgtggtagatctactcttgtaatactcatattcatcaagatcaatcaagcaggaagtagggtattacctccataaagagggcccgaacctgggtaaacatcgtgtcccccgtctcctgttaccatcaaccttagacgcacagttcaggaccccctacccgagatccgccggttttgacaccgacattggtgctttcattgagagatccgcTTTGTTgtcgtcaagaggttcgatggccccgtcaatcatctacaacaatgttgtccagggagaagtcttcctccccggacagatcttcgtattcggcggcttcgcaccgcgggccaactcgcttggccatctagagcagatcgacagctatgcccctggccatcaggtcagatttggaagcttgaactacgtcgcggatatccgcggagacttgatcttcgacggattcgagaccacgacagccgctccctgtcacggcgatgaacatgacttaaatctgtcatcggaccatacccaggagatagcacctgtaactgctctggccctagatccggagcagatcgcgccatctgaggacgggaggctcaaccccgccatggaagccgcagactcagcggcgtcggAGCCGCACACAGGCCCAACCTCGAGTaggatctgtgtcaccggaacctcggactcgtttccggctacaggttccgaaccatgtgcgtccgcgcaCGTCGAGCTTGATCAGGCATCGATCGTCAAATTCAGCTCCGCGGGCATCTTCCGGCAatcgcctttaggcgacgtgctaaactcattaaaaacactctccttagcggcGGACTCACAGCTGAATTATATCCagttcgaactagaggctgatgatggggaatttcgcttcccacccaccgcccacttcatagccactgttgaggacctaaccgacatgcttgattacggctccgaagacatcgactgtatggacgatgatgccggagaagaggagacccaaaacccgccgtttaccggacattggacggccacttcctcgtatgatgtatacatggtggacacacctaaagagaacaatggcgacaacaagaaggatccagtcgaggataaacctcctgagatacagccaaaacgccaacgtcagcggcgccgctctaagtcacgccgtggaaaagacagcgataccggcacaagagaaaacaatactccggacgatgccaaagacaatgaagaccccgttgaggcaacttccgaacaggacgaacgggaagacgggcaagttagccctgatgaacatgccatacacgaagactcggaggacagtaattatcttccgctctccgaggatgaggtgagcctgggcaacgaggattttatcgtgcttgaggaacctctcgagcaggagcgctttaagcgccggctaatagccactgcaaggagcctgaaaaagaagcagcagcagcttcaagctgatcaagatctgctcaacgatagatggactgatgtcctggcagccgaggaatacagcctcatgcgcccagccaaaagttacccgaagcgcaaattgctacctcaattcgatgatgaggcgctggagcccataccatcatcgtgcaatgcggctgaccgaccaccacgtggtcgggacaaagcggcaactcaagctgaacaccagcccgccccacctcaccgtaaaggcagagataaaacagctcggggacatacatatgacccgcggcaggacttggacagtagagcaggtcagaacagatcgatctatggatcacggggacgtGCCCTGACACGCGATAACGGCTACCTAGCCGGACGCAACAATCATACTCACgcccgggccgagaaccgcagacggactccatccgagctacatcgtgacgtggcccgatatagaggcgccgcacaccccctttgcttcactgatgaggtaatggagcacgaattcccagaagggtttaaacccgtaaacatcgaatcatatgatgggacaatagaccccgcggtatggatcgaggattttcttcttcacattcatatggcccgcggcgatgatctccatgccatcaaatacctcccactaaaactcaaaggagcagcccggcactggttgaacagtctgctcgaaaactccatcggcagctgggaggacttggaagaggccttccttgacaacttccaaggtacatatgttcgacccccggatgctgacgacttaagtcacataattcaatagcccggagagtcagccaggaaactctggactaggttcttaaccaaaaagaaccagatcatcgactgtccgaatgccgaagccctggcggcctttaaacacagcatccgggacgaatggctcgcctgacacctcggccaagaaaagctgaagtccatggcagcccttacggcacttatgactcgcttttgcacgggcgaagaaagctggctagcccgtagcaataacaatgcaagcgaacctggcactttgGAAGCTAGAAATAGCAACTGCAAGCcctgacgcaacagacacaagcgttgaaacaacggtgataataccgacaacacggcggtcaacgccagatttagtggctccaagtccggccagcggaagaagccgttcaaaaggaacaattcgggctcatccagcttggaccgcatactcgatcgtccatgccagatacacggcacccccgacaaaccagccaatcataccaacagagactgttgggtttttaaacaggccggcaagttaaatgccgagaacaaggagaaggggtcgcaaagcaaggacgatgatgaggaaccccggccaccgaacacagggggacagaagaagtccccccccaagttaaaacggtgaacatgatatatgctacccacatccccaagagggagcgcaagcacgcgctcggggacgtctacgtgatggagctagttgccccaaagttcaacccatggtcttcctgtccgatcactttcgatcgcagggaccatccgaccagtatccgtcatggcggttcagccgcactgatcctcgacccaatcattgatggattccacctcacgcgagtcctcatggacgggggtagcagcctgaacctgctctatcaggatacaacttccgaagcgaagagctgatcttcgatattagaggttgtcttcggatccccggacaacttccgaagcgaagagctgatcttcgatattgtcccctttcgcagtggctatcacgcactacttggacgaaccacatttgctcgattcaacgtggtgccacactacgcttacctcaagctcaagatgcccggaccacgcggcgtcataacagtcaatggaaacacggaacgctccctctgtaccgaggag
Proteins encoded:
- the LOC123096684 gene encoding uncharacterized protein encodes the protein MSSATTYAESISSCRTPAPIRSPSLAATAAAVPDAAPLPVRRQLDFPSGDGNTDDDDDFFFLVAEEMERNLDQVTRRAAQSLTPPTVALARPTFREKLCICGRGPCAVERKEGRWAYVCSAPPKCRHSSYCMESDVSPSSQPAFLSYHEPDNHTTDGTTQVNVSPQGAGATTPVNVTTQRDGARTPVTFSPQGARSSGEVPTCKCTAGKCKTEKKNGVVYYVCHIPKGQGACSHREPVEAAAEEPPLTGYTNPRESEHLGYNPVAKEANVHAMMGGHNETRQFDPDQPPEYDEWPFEIVEGDVVPTAHLWPAHPTPIAAVAQGSPVMLRQQFAMVQVGTPTKLPMPPKCTISPNTPRSGSCYRCHEGHWIMNCPKNGTCYHCGMVGHFVKDCPGARTEK